In Myxococcus stipitatus, the following are encoded in one genomic region:
- the tgt gene encoding tRNA guanosine(34) transglycosylase Tgt, whose amino-acid sequence MGEQDAGTRGASREKGDTRVAPGLVRFELLHEDASGTKARRGRLHTPHGPVETPIFMPVGTVGSVKGVGPDDLLNLDAQIILGNTYHLMLRPGEALVGEMGGLHQFVSWNRPMLTDSGGFQVFSLSEKRKITEEGAAFQSHLDGARHFLTPERSIDIQETLGADVIMAFDECPPSMAERSYLEKSLARTTRWLHRCVKAWGRERSSLFGIVQGGLHEDLRKRHAEEVCAVDLPGYALGGYSVGEAPEAMHAGVAYSAPLLPRDKPRYLMGVGTPVDLVTCVEHGVDMFDCVLPTRCARNGLLFTSEGKLTIRNAAFAKDSRPVDPACSCYTCRNFSRAYLRHLFAAGEILAMRLNTLHNLHYFLGLMADVRRAIAEDRFAAFARDFRERARAQEAERTRGR is encoded by the coding sequence ATGGGTGAGCAGGACGCAGGGACGCGCGGAGCTTCGCGCGAGAAGGGCGACACGCGCGTGGCGCCAGGGCTGGTGCGCTTCGAGCTGCTCCACGAGGACGCGTCTGGAACCAAGGCCCGGCGCGGCCGGCTGCACACGCCCCACGGCCCGGTGGAGACGCCCATCTTCATGCCCGTGGGCACCGTGGGCAGCGTCAAGGGCGTGGGCCCGGACGACCTGCTCAACCTGGACGCGCAGATCATCCTGGGCAACACCTACCACCTCATGCTGCGCCCCGGTGAGGCGCTCGTGGGCGAGATGGGCGGCCTGCACCAGTTCGTCTCCTGGAACCGGCCCATGCTCACCGACAGCGGCGGCTTCCAGGTCTTCAGCCTGTCGGAGAAGCGCAAGATCACCGAGGAGGGCGCCGCCTTCCAGTCCCACCTGGACGGCGCGCGTCACTTCCTCACCCCCGAGCGCTCCATCGACATCCAGGAGACGCTCGGCGCCGACGTCATCATGGCCTTCGACGAGTGCCCGCCCTCCATGGCGGAGCGCTCCTACCTGGAGAAGTCCCTGGCGCGCACGACGCGCTGGCTGCACCGGTGCGTGAAGGCGTGGGGCCGGGAGCGCTCGTCGCTCTTCGGCATCGTCCAGGGGGGCCTGCACGAGGATTTGCGCAAGCGCCACGCCGAGGAGGTGTGCGCGGTGGACCTGCCCGGCTACGCGCTGGGCGGCTACTCGGTGGGCGAGGCGCCCGAGGCGATGCACGCGGGCGTCGCGTACTCCGCGCCGCTCCTGCCCCGGGACAAGCCCCGCTACCTCATGGGCGTGGGCACCCCGGTGGACCTGGTCACCTGCGTGGAGCACGGGGTGGACATGTTCGATTGCGTGCTGCCCACCCGTTGCGCACGCAACGGATTGCTCTTCACCTCGGAGGGCAAGCTCACCATCCGCAACGCGGCGTTCGCCAAGGATTCCCGGCCGGTGGATCCGGCGTGCTCCTGCTACACCTGCCGCAACTTCAGCCGGGCCTACTTGAGGCACCTGTTCGCCGCGGGGGAGATCCTCGCCATGCGCCTCAACACGCTGCACAACCTCCACTACTTCCTGGGGTTGATGGCGGACGTGCGGCGCGCCATCGCCGAGGACCGGTTCGCCGCCTTCGCCCGGGACTTCCGGGAGCGGGCGCGAGCCCAGGAGGCCGAGCGCACCCGTGGTCGCTGA
- the queA gene encoding tRNA preQ1(34) S-adenosylmethionine ribosyltransferase-isomerase QueA, whose product MGAATSATPVSSRLSDYDFELPESQIAQAPLAQRDASRLMHVRRSTGDVSHRRFSDVLELLRPGDLLVLNDARVIPARLLGQKAGTGGRVELLVVRPAASTLTSAALDGAPETLDWLCLGQASKGLKPTQRLTFAGGLEAEVLEVLGGGEYRVRFHAPPGASLASLLDAAGRLPLPPYITREPDAADAERYQTVYARASGAVAAPTAGLHFTQQMLAALEARGVRRVLVTLDVGPGTFLPVREDDLDKHHMHPERFTVPEATAREVNQARAEGRRVVAVGTTVVRTLESASDPATGRLREGPGETTLFIRPGFTFRQVDALLTNFHLPRSTLVVLVSALLGRERTLAAYAEAVREGYRFFSYGDAMLVSE is encoded by the coding sequence ATGGGGGCTGCTACAAGCGCCACCCCCGTGTCGTCCCGCCTCTCTGACTACGACTTCGAGCTCCCTGAGTCCCAAATCGCCCAGGCCCCGCTGGCCCAGCGGGATGCCTCCCGGCTGATGCACGTGCGCCGCTCCACCGGCGACGTGAGCCACCGGCGATTCTCCGACGTGCTGGAGCTTCTGCGCCCGGGCGACCTGCTCGTCCTCAACGACGCCCGCGTCATCCCCGCGCGCCTGCTGGGCCAGAAGGCGGGCACCGGCGGCCGCGTGGAGCTGCTCGTCGTGCGCCCCGCCGCCTCCACGCTGACCTCGGCCGCGCTCGACGGCGCCCCCGAGACACTCGACTGGCTCTGTCTGGGCCAGGCCTCCAAGGGCCTCAAGCCCACCCAGCGCCTCACCTTCGCCGGAGGACTGGAGGCCGAGGTCCTCGAGGTGCTCGGGGGAGGGGAGTACCGCGTGCGCTTCCACGCGCCCCCAGGCGCCTCGCTGGCCTCGCTGCTGGACGCCGCGGGCCGGCTGCCGCTGCCCCCGTACATCACCCGCGAGCCCGACGCGGCCGACGCCGAGCGCTACCAGACCGTGTACGCGCGGGCGTCCGGCGCCGTGGCCGCGCCCACCGCGGGCCTGCACTTCACCCAACAGATGCTGGCGGCGCTCGAGGCCCGGGGCGTGCGGCGGGTGCTGGTGACGCTGGACGTGGGGCCTGGGACCTTCCTGCCGGTGCGCGAGGACGACCTGGACAAGCACCACATGCACCCCGAGCGCTTCACCGTGCCCGAGGCCACCGCGCGCGAGGTGAACCAGGCGCGAGCCGAGGGGCGCCGCGTGGTGGCGGTGGGCACCACCGTGGTGCGCACGCTGGAGTCCGCCTCGGACCCGGCGACGGGGAGGCTGCGCGAGGGGCCCGGCGAGACGACGCTCTTCATCCGCCCGGGCTTCACCTTCCGCCAGGTGGACGCGCTCCTGACGAACTTCCACCTGCCGCGCTCCACGCTGGTGGTGCTCGTCAGCGCGCTGTTGGGGCGCGAGCGGACGCTGGCCGCATACGCGGAGGCGGTGCGCGAGGGGTATCGATTCTTCAGCTACGGCGACGCCATGCTGGTGTCGGAGTGA
- a CDS encoding SpoIID/LytB domain-containing protein: protein MLRPVAVLLLLLAAPRSLAVETLRIAIEDTGGEVRISGKGLGFGADSEEATFVSIPSDVAVVRRKAGKLEVNGAPVLGDSVRFRAGLSGSEDAGSSPGEQPIKAGGAQVRGDVVVRPLREGLQLINVIPLEDYLAAVLGSEMPVSFPLEALKAQAVAARTYALQKKLDSYSNTFHLGSSVLHQVYGGVNREDPRTRTAVEATRGLVLTYELAPIEAYFHASCGGRTESGQDALHRDLPYLQPVDCPCGRLPASRWSASMSDAEIKAALKRPAQGMKVTARTSTRRVTRVTMGDGSSLDGVELRRRLGYTRLKSLDFEVERVEHGYMFTGRGYGHGAGLCQWGAKALADKGKGYVDILTHYYPGAELQQLY from the coding sequence ATGTTGCGACCTGTTGCAGTCCTCCTGTTGCTGCTCGCCGCCCCACGCTCGCTCGCGGTGGAGACCCTGCGCATCGCCATCGAGGACACGGGCGGGGAGGTGCGCATCAGCGGGAAAGGGCTCGGCTTCGGCGCGGACAGCGAGGAGGCCACCTTCGTCTCCATCCCCTCCGACGTCGCCGTCGTCCGCCGGAAGGCGGGCAAGCTCGAGGTCAACGGCGCTCCCGTGCTGGGAGACTCCGTGCGCTTCCGCGCGGGCCTGAGCGGCTCCGAGGACGCGGGGAGCAGTCCCGGCGAGCAGCCCATCAAGGCCGGGGGCGCCCAGGTTCGCGGCGACGTCGTCGTGCGCCCGCTTCGCGAGGGACTCCAGCTCATCAACGTCATTCCCCTGGAGGACTACCTCGCGGCGGTGCTCGGCAGCGAGATGCCGGTGTCCTTTCCGCTCGAGGCCCTCAAGGCCCAGGCCGTCGCCGCGCGCACCTACGCCCTCCAGAAGAAGCTGGACAGCTACAGCAACACGTTCCACCTGGGCAGCAGCGTGCTCCACCAGGTGTACGGCGGCGTCAATCGCGAGGACCCTCGCACCCGGACGGCCGTCGAAGCCACCCGGGGCCTGGTGCTCACCTATGAGCTCGCTCCCATCGAGGCGTACTTCCACGCCTCCTGCGGCGGACGCACCGAGTCCGGACAGGACGCCCTCCACCGCGACCTGCCCTACCTGCAGCCCGTCGATTGTCCGTGCGGCCGGCTGCCGGCGAGCCGCTGGTCCGCCTCCATGTCCGACGCCGAAATCAAGGCGGCCCTCAAGCGGCCCGCTCAGGGCATGAAGGTGACGGCGCGCACGTCCACCCGACGCGTCACCCGCGTCACGATGGGCGATGGCAGCTCGCTGGACGGCGTGGAGCTGCGCCGCAGGCTTGGCTACACGCGCCTCAAGAGCCTCGATTTCGAGGTGGAGCGAGTCGAGCACGGCTACATGTTCACCGGACGCGGCTATGGCCACGGGGCCGGGCTCTGCCAGTGGGGGGCCAAGGCGCTCGCCGACAAGGGCAAGGGGTACGTGGATATCCTCACCCACTACTACCCCGGAGCCGAGCTGCAACAGCTCTACTGA